From the genome of Carassius gibelio isolate Cgi1373 ecotype wild population from Czech Republic chromosome A16, carGib1.2-hapl.c, whole genome shotgun sequence, one region includes:
- the LOC128030955 gene encoding uncharacterized protein LOC128030955, with the protein MALDASSSGIPVHCPVPAEPLQQGNWVTVRQHSRGSKHRSSVPIKTLNRFSPLSDAPTEKPDESALVIGDSIVRNVNIETPATIVKCLPGARAPDILANLKVLANAKRKYSKIVIHAGANDVRLRQSEITKNNFKEVCELASTMSDTVICSGPLPAYRGDEMHSRLSSLNGWMSKWCPQNNIGYIDNWTSFWGRPDLFKRDGLHPSWGGATLLSRNMANSLSVYT; encoded by the coding sequence atggctttggatgcgtctagctcagggattcctgtacattgtccggttccagcagagcccctgcagcagggcaactgggtgacggtgaggcagcatagtcgtgggtcaaaacaccgctcttctgttccgatcaaaacattaaacaggttctccccactcagtgatgcacccactgagaaacctgatgaaagtgctctagttattggcgattctattgtacggaacgtgaatatagagacaccagccaccatagtcaaatgtttaccgggagccagagcgcctgacatcttggcaaatttaaaagtgctggctaatgctaaacgtaaatacagtaagattgttattcatgccggcgctaatgatgttcgacttcgccagtcggagatcactaaaaataactttaaagaggtgtgtgaacttgcaagcacgatgtcagacactgtaatatgctctggtcccctccctgcttaccgtggtgatgagatgcatagcagattgtcatcactcaatggctggatgtctaagtggtgcccacagaataacataggttatatagacaattggacgagcttttggggcagacctgacctgtttaaaagagatggtcttcatccctcctggggtggcgccactcttctgtctagaaatatggcaaatagtcttagtgtttatacttga
- the LOC128030951 gene encoding C-C chemokine receptor type 4-like — MDETYTESMNTTTFDYYEADACSTNGSQLNPDLKAAIFYMVFGLGLIGNITILWVLLKIMHVKNMTNLCLLNLALSDLLMVLSLPCWGLYVQGHYLKANEMCKAMAGTYQVGFYSGILFVTLMSVDRYLVIVHAVAVLGAKMLRYGIIVSLIIWIVSICAALPEAIFASMVTEDSITSCQRVYPAGSAQRWKLFRNFGENTVGLFISLPTLTYCYFRVLMVVKNTKNSKKERAIKLILGIVIVFVVFWVPYNVVVFLKTLQEFGILTSCKVYLHINMAMDLTETIALTHCCVNPVIYAFVGEKFRKCLASMFSRYLVCVKTYQLTSTQYKISENETSNTAIIFTSTKSTQV, encoded by the exons ATGGATGAAACATATACAGAGAG CATGAATACAACAACATTTGATTACTACGAAGCAGACGCCTGCTCGACTAATGGTTCACAGCTGAATCCAGATCTCAAGGCTGCCATTTTCTACATGGTTTTTGGACTTGGCCTTATTGGCAACATCACCATCTTATGGGTCCTCTTGAAAATCATGCATGTGAAAAATATGACAAATCTCTGCCTGCTGAATCTGGCTCTGTCAGACCTACTAATGGTCCTCTCACTGCCCTGCTGGGGTCTCTATGTTCAGGGCCACTACTTAAAAGCCAATGAAATGTGTAAAGCAATGGCAGGTACATACCAAGTGGGATTTTACAGCGGAATCTTGTTTGTTACCCTGATGAGCGTGGATCGGTACTTGGTCATCGTACATGCTGTTGCAGTGCTGGGAGCGAAGATGCTGCGTTACGGAATTATAGTTAGTCTCATTATTTGGATTGTTTCAATCTGTGCTGCCCTTCCAGAGGCCATCTTTGCATCAATGGTCACAGAGGACAGTATCACCAGCTGTCAGAGAGTTTATCCTGCTGGGTCAGCCCAAAGGTGGAAGCTCTTCCGTAACTTTGGTGAAAATACAGTAGGACTGTTCATCTCTTTGCCCACTTTAACCTACTGCTACTTCAGGGTCCTAATGGTtgtgaaaaacacaaaaaactcaAAAAAGGAACGGGCCATAAAGCTCATCTTAGGCATTGTCATCGTGTTTGTGGTCTTCTGGGTGCCCTACAATGTGGTGGTGTTTCTGAAAACCTTGCAGGAGTTTGGCATTCTTACTAGCTGTAAGGTTTATCTTCATATCAACATGGCCATGGACTTGACAGAGACAATCGCACTAACTCACTGCTGTGTAAATCCGGTCATTTATGCTTTTGTTGGAGAAAAGTTTAGGAAATGCCTAGCAAGTATGTTTTCAAGATATCTTGTGTGTGTGAAGACCTACCAATTGACATCTACACAATACAAAATTTCAGAGAATGAAACTTCCAACACAGCAATTATTTTTACATCTACCAAAAGTACACAAGTTTAG